The DNA region GGTTGATCACTTAGGCCACGTAATTCATAAGCGACATTGACACCACGGTTTTTAAAGAACTCTGCTCCAGCACTTCCGATAGCCATTAAAACGTAATCGTCTTCAGATTCATGATCTTCATTGATGATTTGTAACGTTTGCTTAATTACAGCACTATTATAACCACCAGCTAATCCTTTATCTGCAGTAATCACGATATAAGCTGTCTTTTTAACTGGACGCGCAACTAACATACTATGGTAATCATCTGGATTTCCGCCATCACTAGCACCAGCAGCACGATTATTTTCCATCGTTTCTAACTGAGTAGCCGCTAAATGTGTCACCATTTCACGAACTTTTTGAGAGTAGCCTTGAAAATTTCTTGAAGCATTCTCAGATTTGTTTAGTTTTGAACCGGAAACCATTTGCATAGCACTTGTAATTTGACTGGTTTTCTTTGTAGAGGCAATTTTTCTTTTAATTTCAATTAATGATTCAGCCACACAAATTCACCATCCTTTTACGCGTTAGCTTCTTGATTAGTTACAACAAATAGTTGTTTAAAGTCTTCAATTGCTTTATCCATATCAGCTGCTTCTGGTAAGTTTTTAGTCTCGCGAATGTGAGCAAATAACTCTGGGTTATTGTTGCCGATATGTTCGAACAACTCACTTTCAAAACGTAAAATATCATCAACAGGGATACTATCTAAGAATCCATGAGTTAAGGCATAAAGAATTGTTACTTGTTTCTCTACTTGTAATGGGTTGTGTAAATCTTGTTTTAAGATTTCAACCGTAC from Vagococcus coleopterorum includes:
- a CDS encoding F0F1 ATP synthase subunit gamma, giving the protein MAESLIEIKRKIASTKKTSQITSAMQMVSGSKLNKSENASRNFQGYSQKVREMVTHLAATQLETMENNRAAGASDGGNPDDYHSMLVARPVKKTAYIVITADKGLAGGYNSAVIKQTLQIINEDHESEDDYVLMAIGSAGAEFFKNRGVNVAYELRGLSDQPTFDEVRKIVKATIQMYETEVFDELYVCYNHHINSISSQFRAEKMLPVSDLDAGEAKTYTEEYILEPSADAILDKLLPQYAESLIYGAILDAKTAEHAARMTAMKSATDNASNIIDELTISYNRARQSAITQEITEIVGGAAALE